A section of the Macaca thibetana thibetana isolate TM-01 chromosome 10, ASM2454274v1, whole genome shotgun sequence genome encodes:
- the NOL4L gene encoding nucleolar protein 4-like isoform X5, producing MSDSTWMSADPHLASSLSPSQDERMRSPQNLHSQEDDDSSSESGSGNGSSTLNPSTSSSTQGDPAFPEMNGNGAVAPMDFTTAAEDQPINLCDKLPPATALGTPSYPSDGCGADGLRSRVKYGVKTTPESPPYSSGSYDSIKTEVSGCPEDLTVGRAPTADDDDDDHDDHEDNDKMNDSEGMDPERLKAFNMFVRLFVDENLDRMVPISKQPKEKIQAIIESCSRQFPEFQERARKRIRTYLKSCRRMKKNGMEMTRPTPPHLTSAMAENILAAACESETRKAAKRMRLEIYQSSQDEPIALDKQHSRDSTAITHSTYSLPASSYSQDPVYANGGLNYSYRGYGALSSNLQPPASLQTGNHSNGYSAQMGHRPLEETAPEETEASSWSQGPRTSA from the exons ATGACTCCTCCTCTGAGAGTGGCAGCGGTAATGGCTCCTCCACCCTGAACCCTTCCACATCGAGCAGCACGCAGGGCGACCCTGCCTTCCCCGAGATGAATGGCAACGGCGCCGTGGCCCCCATGGACTTCACCACGGCCGCCGAGGATCAGCCCATCAACCTGTGTGACAAGCTCCCGCCGGCCACGGCACTTGGCACACCCTCCTACCCCTCCGATGGCTGTGGTGCCGACGGGCTGCGGAGCCGAGTCAAATACGGGGTGAAGACCACCCCTGAG TCCCCCCCCTACAGCTCTGGGAGCTACGATTCCATTAAGACTGAGGTCAGCGGCTGCCCTGAGGACCTGACAGTGGGCCGGGCCCCGACGGCAGATGACGACGATGATGACCATGACGACCATGAGGACAATGACAAGATGAACGACTCTGAAGGCATGGACCCTGAGCGTCTTAAGGCCTTCAAC ATGTTTGTGCGTCTCTTTGTGGACGAGAACCTGGACCGCATGGTGCCCATCTCCAAGCAGCCCAAGGAGAAGATCCAGGCCATCATCGAGTCCTGCAGCCGGCAGTTCCCCGAGTTCCAGGAGCGGGCCCGCAAGCGCATCCGCACGTACCTCAAGTCCTGCCGGCGCATGAAGAAGAACGGCATGGAGATG ACCAGACCCACGCCACCCCACCTGACCTCGGCCATGGCAGAGAACATCCTGGCAGCTGCCTGTGAGAGCGAGACGAGAAAGGCAGCCAAGCGGATGCGTCTGGAGATCTACCAGTCCTCACAG GATGAGCCCATAGCCCTGGACAAGCAGCACTCGCGGGACTCCACAGCCATCACCCACTCCACCTACTCACTGCCAGCCTCCTCCTACTCCCAGGACCCTGTGTACGCCAACGGCGGCCTCAACTACAGTTACCGCGGGTACGGGGCCTTGAGCAGCAACCTGCagccccctgcctccctccaaACAGGAAACCACAGTAATG GCTACTCTGCGCAGATGGGGCACAGACCATTAGAGGAGACAGCCCCCGAAGAGACAGAGGCTTCCTCATGGAGTCAG GGCCCACGGACCTCAGCATGA